A genomic stretch from Clupea harengus unplaced genomic scaffold, Ch_v2.0.2, whole genome shotgun sequence includes:
- the LOC122131864 gene encoding homeobox protein Hox-B6b-like — protein MSSYFVNSTFPVSLPGGQDSFLGQIPLYSSGYTDPLRQYPSGTYGASNVQDKVYPASYYQQGTGVYGRTATGATDYTSSFYRDAERSCPLGGLDEHPLVLTQDQCKTDCSEQNTDRYPGSDDKLCSPVYPWMQRMNSCNGK, from the coding sequence ATGAGTTCGTATTTTGTAAACTCAACTTTCCCCGTGTCTCTCCCGGGAGGACAGGACTCCTTCTTGGGTCAGATACCGCTATATTCCTCCGGATATACCGACCCTTTAAGACAGTATCCCAGCGGCACATACGGAGCTTCCAATGTCCAAGACAAGGTTTACCCAGCTTCCTATTACCAGCAAGGTACGGGAGTTTACGGTCGGACTGCAACCGGGGCCACCGACTACACAAGTAGTTTTTACCGAGACGCTGAGCGCTCGTGTCCGCTCGGGGGACTGGATGAGCACCCGCTTGTGTTAACCCAGGACCAGTGCAAAACCGACTGCTCggaacaaaacacagacagatacccAGGCAGTGATGACAAGTTGTGCTCTCCAGTTTACCCCTGGATGCAACGAATGAACTCTTGTAATGGTAAGTAA